The stretch of DNA GCGTCGGGCATGTGCTCCAGCCCCCACGCGGACTCGCTGTCGTCGACGTCGGCGGCGTGAAGTTCACCGGTGGCCCACCGGGTGAAGAAATCGACTCCGACCGCGCGGACCAGGGGTTCGGCGAACGGGTCGTCGATCAAAGGATTCTCGGCTTTGGTGGCTATCGCCCGGGCAGCGGCGACCATCGTTGCCGTTGCGCCGACGCTGGTCGCCACGTCCCAGGTGTCGTTGTCTGTGCGCGCCATGCGCTGTCCCTTCTAATCTCCGCCAAGCCAGATACTTAGCTAGTGAAACGATCCCAGTGAATATGCTCGGCTTGGGGACTCCTGGGCCCGGGCATGAACTCGGTACCGATCGTGTGGGCAACCGGTATGAGCGCCGCCTGCGTCACCTGCTCATACGGGATCCCAAGCACTGCGGCAGCGTCGCGTTCGTGGGCCAGGTGCAATGTCGTCCATGCGGTTCCCAAGCCCCTGGCGCGGGCGGCGAGCATGAAACTCCAGGTTGCGGGCAGTATCGATCCCCACGCTATGGCTTGCCAAAGGTGAGGAGCGTGTTCATACCGGCCTTCGATGCACGGGATGACCAGGACCGGCACCT from Mycobacterium sp. JS623 encodes:
- a CDS encoding nitroreductase family protein: MTLDLTPDQLLSTTRTVRKRLDLSRPVERELLEECFDLAFQAPTGGNQQGWHFVVVTDVDLKRALGELYRKAQRETEPPEAPPGQQAVMKSAAYLAEHLQQVPVLVIPCIEGRYEHAPHLWQAIAWGSILPATWSFMLAARARGLGTAWTTLHLAHERDAAAVLGIPYEQVTQAALIPVAHTIGTEFMPGPRSPQAEHIHWDRFTS